The Chlamydia poikilotherma DNA segment AACATACCATGTTTGATTCAGATGGGATTTAGATTTCTCTGAAGACATAGTTTTATATTCTCCTTCGTCTATACTTTCTTATAGCAAAGTAATCAAGAAGAGGAGCAAATACATTTCCAAGAAGGATGGCAAGCATAACTCCTTCGGGATATGCTGGATTTATTAATCGGATAACAATTGTCATACAACCAATAAATAATCCGTAAATCCATTTTGCTAATTTCATGGTTGGGGATGATACAGGGTCTGTAGCCATGAATACAAGACCGAAGGCTAAACCTCCAAGGAATAACTGCCGGTAGGCTGGAATAAAGAATTTTGCAGGAGCCCAAGCTCCATGTTTTCCAACAATAAGAATGCTAAAAATTTTAAATAACCAAGCGGTGATGAAGGCTCCTATACCGAAGGATACCATTGTTCTCCAAGAGGCAATGCCTGTAACAATCAGGAATATAGCACCGAGTAAACAAGCAAATGTTGATGTCTCTCCTAAGGAACCAATAATATTTCCCCAGAATAAATTTCCCGAAGAGAACTTCCCTATACCGTAGATAACATCAGTAATTGAATAAGCTGAATCGAACTGTGTTGGCAATAAACCCAGTCCCCCTTCACTAAGAGGAGAGGTCACAAAATTTTGTAATTGTTCTAAAGTGAGTTTATCTAACACCAATCCAGGATGAGACTCTGTCCAGATAGAAAATTGTGAGTGTATCACACTTTCTGTAGGAACATGCGTCATATGCAATATGTTAGAAGCTATAGCATCTACGTGGACTTTTTTTACGGCGGGAGGTGTAGAGTTCAATGTTTGCAGGCAGGTAGATTGAGAGAAGCCATCAATAATCGATTTCCCTGCTGTAGAATTCATAGCAAGAAGGCTTTCTTTAATTTTTGTTGGGTTACTCCCTACCCAAACATCTCCACTCATCTTTGCTGGAAATGTGAAAAACAGGAAAGCTCTTCCTGAGAGAGCAGGATTGAGGATATTCATTCCTGTTCCACCAAACAATTCCTTGCTAACGACAACACCAAAAGCAATTCCTAAAGCAGCCATCCAATAAGGAATTGTTGGTGGCAATGTTAGGGGATAGAGAATCCCTGTGACGAGTAATCCCTCAGCAATTTTATGCTTTCTAACGACAGCGAAGAGTACTTCGCAAACACCTCCTACCGAATAGCTAATTATCAGTAGAGGAATAAAAATTTTACATCCTGTCCAAATAATGGCAAATAAGCCGATATCGTGGAAGATGAATGAGAGATAACTACGAAATCCAGAGATGTGTAAGAATGATTCCATGAGTTGGGGATTTACCGACCCATAGACTAAAGCTTGAACTCCTGAATTCCATATGGCTAAAAATGTTGCTGGAAATAGGGCGATAACAACAAGCATCATCCAACGTTTAACATCTACAGCATCACGAATGAACGGAGGAGATGAAGATTTATGGATGGGCTCGTAGCAAAACGTATCAATAGCGTCTGCAACTGGAGTAAAGCGTTGAAACTTGTCCTTTTGACAAATTTCCCAGATGGAATTAACAAATCGTTTAAGCATTGCTACTGAGAGGGAAGTTGAAGCTTGTACACGTTCAAGAACGTAACAAATTGGTTAGAATTTTAGGAATAAAAATTTTCCGTGATTCAGAGATTCTTTAGTTTTTTTCTTAGTTTAATTTTCCCTAAGCTCTGTTATGGTTGCCGAGAACCGGGAGAATTTTTATGCCGTGGATGTTTGGAAACTTTAAAAATAGAAAAAGTAACAGGACGTTGTCCGCATTGTTTTCACATTTTAGGAATAGATGAAATAGCGACTTGTCGGGAGTGCCTTCCATCATTTTCTCGGAAATCTTTTTGTTTATACGTTCCTTCTGTGAAAGCGCTTTCCCTATATTCTCAGGCTTGTCTTGGTAAATTACCGGCTATCAAATTTTTTACAAGAGTTATAAAATATCAGTGGGAATTTTACGAAATTTTTCCTAACAAGATTTTTTATCTAATAACAAAAATTCCTAAAGACTTTGCGAAACAGTTATCTAAAGAAACAGGAGTTCCTTATCAGGGAATTTTACCTTTACCATGCCAATTAAATAGTTTGAAAAAATACATAGACGCAGGACCTATATGTATTTTATCTGACTATCCGTTATCTCGTGAATGGCAGAATACTATTGAAAGGCATGCTCCGCGACCTACGATACTTATAAGTCTTTTTCTTTCTGAGACTCTTCGTTGATTCCAACAATAGCTACATAGCCTAAAAGACGTACTCCTTCATCAACGCATAAAGTTCCTGCTTGGATATCGCCTTTAACCATCGCTTCACCGCGGAGTTCTAATTTTCCACTAACTGTAATATTACCTTCAACAACACCTTCAATAATTGCTTCTTGAAGTTGTATATCAGCTTTTACACAACCTTTAGGACCTATAACTATCTTCCCTTTAGAAACTAAAATACCTTCAAAAGTGCCATCAATGCGCAATAAACGGTCAAAAGCTAATTCACCTTTAAATGTTACACCCTCTCCAAGGGTTGTTTCAGGTTCTTCTGAAAATAAGGGTAGGGGATCGACTTCAGAAAGTGGAGGCGTCCATTTTTGTGGTTCCTCACTTATAGGATAAGAAGAAGATAGCGGGCGCGTTTCCGAAGATTTTGGAGAATCGAAAAGGTTCGGAGGAGAATCTAAACGCTCAGACCTGGGATAGGGATAATTAGAATGTGAAGATGTTTCTTCTTCGTATAACGTCTGAACATCTTCAAAAGGACTTTTTCCAGTTCTACGGAACATTAGGAGTTCTCCTAGATTACCCAACAATGTGGTTTTTACATAAACTAATTTGACGCGTTAGAGTTTCATCTTTTTCTATTTTCTGTTCTATAGTTTTGCAAGCATAAAGTACTGTGGAATGAGTTTTTCCAAAGGCAGAACCTATAGCAACTAGAGAATCTGTGATTAAAGTTTTCGCGAGATACATAGCGACTTGCCGAGCTAAAACAAGTTCTTTAGAACGTGAGGTCCCCTTAAGATCCTGTAGCTTTACTTGAAAAACAGTAGCAACACTTTTTAATATACTTTCTACAGAGACTTTTTGTTTGGAAGGAGATCGGAAAAGCTCTTTTAA contains these protein-coding regions:
- a CDS encoding Na(+)-transporting NADH-quinone reductase subunit B, with amino-acid sequence MLKRFVNSIWEICQKDKFQRFTPVADAIDTFCYEPIHKSSSPPFIRDAVDVKRWMMLVVIALFPATFLAIWNSGVQALVYGSVNPQLMESFLHISGFRSYLSFIFHDIGLFAIIWTGCKIFIPLLIISYSVGGVCEVLFAVVRKHKIAEGLLVTGILYPLTLPPTIPYWMAALGIAFGVVVSKELFGGTGMNILNPALSGRAFLFFTFPAKMSGDVWVGSNPTKIKESLLAMNSTAGKSIIDGFSQSTCLQTLNSTPPAVKKVHVDAIASNILHMTHVPTESVIHSQFSIWTESHPGLVLDKLTLEQLQNFVTSPLSEGGLGLLPTQFDSAYSITDVIYGIGKFSSGNLFWGNIIGSLGETSTFACLLGAIFLIVTGIASWRTMVSFGIGAFITAWLFKIFSILIVGKHGAWAPAKFFIPAYRQLFLGGLAFGLVFMATDPVSSPTMKLAKWIYGLFIGCMTIVIRLINPAYPEGVMLAILLGNVFAPLLDYFAIRKYRRRRI
- a CDS encoding bactofilin family protein — encoded protein: MFRRTGKSPFEDVQTLYEEETSSHSNYPYPRSERLDSPPNLFDSPKSSETRPLSSSYPISEEPQKWTPPLSEVDPLPLFSEEPETTLGEGVTFKGELAFDRLLRIDGTFEGILVSKGKIVIGPKGCVKADIQLQEAIIEGVVEGNITVSGKLELRGEAMVKGDIQAGTLCVDEGVRLLGYVAIVGINEESQKEKDL